From the Lactobacillus johnsonii genome, the window AAAAATAAAATTATTAGCAAAATGAAAGCACAGAGAACTGGGCCGAAAATCTGCCACAGTTTACGTTTATTACTCATTTCTTAAGCTTTCTACCTTTGCAATGATTTTGTTTGGAGTATCCCAATCTTCACGGTGAAATTCTGATACTGGTGCAGTTACATCACACTTGTCTTGTAATTCAAGTAACATTTGAACAGTTGCCATGGAATCTAACAAACCATTTTCAAAAATGTTTTCATCCATTTGGTCACTTAAATCTTCACCAGTTAATTCATTTAAAATATCTAAAACAGCTTGCTTTGTATCCATAATAAGAAAATCCTTTCAAAAATAATAAACTACTTCCAGCCAAACCATAATGTACTCAAGAAACCTGAGAAAATTAGGAAACTGAAACAAACAACATTAAATGTTAAGAAAATCGCAAACCACTTTGTAAATTTATTATGTGGGATTTGCTTGCGGTGCTTACGCTTAAATCTTAACCAAATATCATTAATGATAATTGCCAAAGCATGGTAAATACCATATACGATATAGTACCACGTTAAGCCGTGCCAGAAACCCATAATTAAGAAATCTACAAAATATGCTAATTGCGACAATCTGATTCTATTTTTCACCAATTTATGCTTCATTGCAAAGAATGTAAAACGCATAAAGATAAAATCACGGAACCAGAAGGATAGAGTCATGTGCCATCTATTCCAGAAATCTTTAATATTTTGAGAAATAAATGGTTTATTAAAGTTCATAGGAGTTCTAATTCCCATAAAATATGACGTACCTACCGCAAACAAGGAGTATCCTGCAAAGTCAAAGAATAAATACATACTGTAGCAGTACATATAACCAAGCAGAGCCCAAGATAAGCGTAATCCCCCATTAGCTTGCCCATAAAAAATTGCATCTTTAGCTAATTGAGGAAGCCATAAGGTACCAAATACATATCCAATAATAAATTTATATAAGAATCCTTGAAAAATATATCTTGTACCAAACTTTAAATTTTCAATATACTTATCTCTTTCAGGGGCTTTATCGTAATCTTCTTTAAATCTTCGATAGCGGTCAATAGGACCTGATGAAATAGTTGGGAAGAAAAGTAAAAACCTTGCATAAGTAATTGGATCAACTTTCTTAATTGTTTTATCACGAAGTTCCATAATAACTTGTACTGTTTTGAAAGTTAAATATGAAATTCCGAAAAATCCAATCAAATCAGCAGTTTTATTTGGTACTAATGGTGCAATCTTTACTGCCGCTAGTGGCAAAATTGCTAGGATAACTGCTAAACAAAAGACAGAGGTTTTATTCCTTCCAGAATTAACATATTTTTGATAAGCAAAAGTAACTATAAATTGGAAAATGATGTATCCAATTAATTGAACTCCCTGTAGCCAGTCTTTACCATTAAACATTAAAAACAAGAATAGTAAGGAAACGAAAGCTTCGTATGTTTTAAAGCGCCGTCCATGATATAAACCAATAATTAATGGCAAAAGCGCAATAAAAAGAATAACAAAGTAACGCGGATTACTATAGGGTTGAATATTGATCACGCGTTATTTACCTCCTTAATTACTTGTTTAATATCTACTTTACCGTTTTGAGAGATTGGCATTTCATCACGGTAGATAAAGCGTTGAGGAAGCATATATGGCATAATATCTTGACTTAATGATTCGCGTAATTTCTTAGTTAGTTCAGCATCAGTATACTTCTCACGTACACCGTCTGCTAATTCTACTACAGCAACTAGTTGTTGAACTTTATGATCCTTATTGTATTTTGGAGCAACAACGCCATAACGCACTAATGGATTCTTAGCAAGATAGAAGTTAATTTCTTCAAGTTCAATTCGATAACCATTAAACTTAACCTGAAAATCAATTCTTCCACGGTAGAAAAGCATGTCGCCATCTAAAAATCCTAAGTCACCAGTACGATAACTTCCATGTTCACTTTCTTTAAAGAAAGCAGCCTCAGTCTTTTCTGGATTATTTAAGTATCCCTTAGAGACACTTGGACCTTCAATAACAACTTCGCCTTGGTTATCTTCTTCACCCTTGGAAGTATCAATTGAAATCTTTGTGTCATCTTTAGAAACACCAATTGGCAATCGATCATACTTATTTAAAATTTCATCAGTAATTTCTACCTGAGTAACAGCAACAGTTGTTTCAGTAGGGCCATAGGTATTAAAGATATGGCTATCTGGGAATTTCATCTTAAGCATTTTAGCTGTCTTATGACTTAATTCTTCACCACAGAATAAGAAGTGAGTTAATTCAGGATGATGCTTAGCATCAAAAGTAGGATCTAAGAAACTCATTTCTACAAATGATGGAGTTGAAACCCAAACATTGAATTTTAATTGAGGTAAAGTTTTGAAAAGCTGCCCGATATTTTCAGTTACATCATGAGGTAAAACTACTAACTTACCACCGGCAGTTAAAGCAGGATATAAACTCATTACAGATAAGTCAAAAGAATATGGTGCTTGAGCTAAGAAGCTAGGATGTTCTGGAAGTGAAAAGTCATTTAACTCCCAATTTACAAAACTAAGCAGATTATCATGACTAATTTGTACACCCTTAGGCTTACCTGTTGTCCCTGAGGTAAAGATAATGTAAAAATTGTCATCCCCACTTACAAACTTACTTTGATCAATTTCTGGATGATTATCAGAAACTTCTTCAGGAGTTAAAACTTTGATATTATCCATTTCAATAGGAAGTTTATCAATTGCAATTACCAAAGGAGCTTCAGAAACTTCTTGAATCATCAATAAACGTTCGCTATTAGAATAACTAGCAATCGGAATGTAAGCATGTCCTGCTTTAACAGCACCAATAAAACTAGCAATCATTTCAAAGTTTTGACCACCCCAAATCATTACTGGAGCTTTTTCAGGAAGATCTAGTTCGTTGATCTTAGCTGCATATGCATCTGATCTAGCCTTTAGATCTCCATAAGTATTAGTTTCGCCAAGATAATCATAAGCGATCCGTTGTGGATCTTCAGTAGCAATTTGATCGATTGTCTTGATTACATCTTTAATCATTTAATGCGACCCTTTCAGTTCTAGAAATCTTTATAAATAAATTTTGCAGCCCCAATGCCACTATATGAGTACAAGTAAACTAGCACTACAAGCACTGCAAAGTAAAAGAGAGTTTTAGCAATAAACAAGCCTACCTCTTTTTTCTTTGTATTGCTTTGTTTATCTTTATCTTCTGCCATGCTTACACCTCGTAATCTTTTTTCTAAATTTTACAACAATGTTATAAAATAGGTTATGATTTTTACTATTTCTTAGAAAAATAGCATGAACTGAAGTAATTATACCAAAAATAGCCGTAGTTATGGATAGTTCACTAATGTTGGTTACGTTTTCTTTCGATAAAATAACCTATCCCTAAGAAAATTGTCGGTAGAATTGAAACAAATACCAACACTATTAAAATAACTCGTAAAAGCCAATCAGTATTTGTCCACCTTTTATCATTAGCAGTAGCAAGAGCATATGCTGAAAATAAGATAATTGTAATTAAATTTATTAAGAACATAATATTGTGTGTATATTGATACAAGACCAACACACTACTACCGGATATCAAACCACTCCAACCTGCTAATCGTACCCAAAAAGATATTTTCTTAATCATTTTTAACCCCCTAATAAGGCATTTATATTCGCCGATAGAATTCGGTCAACAATCATTATTTGATCACGCGCATATGCTTTTGATCCTGATTCAAATAACATCAGTAGCTGCCCATTTTGAACATAAATTTGTTCTAGATATGGCGGCATAATAACAACTTTTTCCGCATTTCCTTCATCTAAGTTATTCAAAGCTGAAATTGGGAAAAAATACAACTTAGAATCTTTGCTTCCATAGGATTGACTTAAAATAATCCAATTCTGATAAAATGCAATTCCTTGAATCTGTCGGTCCATTGAAGCACTTCCTGAACCTAAGGCCCAAGATACTTGGCCTGTTACTGCTTTGATTTGATCACTAGTAATTGTTCCTTTAAAATTTCCCGAACGAGCAATAGGATAGCTAGCAATTTGCCCTTGTCCATCAGTATTAAAAAAGCCAACAAATAATTGATTATCATAATAAGTTACACAAGATGCTCTTTCAATTGTTGGTAAAGAAATTACATTATCATATTTAATAGGTTGCTTTTTCTTATTATAACTATACTTTTCCAATTTCTTTAACGAAAAAGACATTAGTGCCGATGAATCATCTTGACTACCCGTTACCCAAATATTTTTAGCAATTGGATCATAAGCAACCCCTCCTAAATGAGGTGCTCCCGGAACTTGAATAGTCTTTAAATATTTTCCCGTTTTTTTATCTAAACAATAAATGACCGAGCGATGATTATGAGTTGAATCGTAAGCCGAAATTAATAAATATTTTCCCGCTACAGTTAGGCCTTGCGGAGTCATTGAATCTGCATCAGTAATCTTCTTTTTATTAAAATCATAACTTGGCGTTACAACTTGGCCTGGTATTACTACACTACTGCCAATTTTACTTGCACGTGGCGTTTCATAAGCTGCACTATAAACATCAGGATATTTTTCATTTAATTGTCGTTTGAAATAAGCCAAATTATGATGACCAGGACTAATACTTGTTCCATCTTTTGCTTTTTCTACATCAGGTCTAGAAGTAAAAGTAGCTTTTGCCTGCTCCCGTTTTTGGTATTGTTGATAACCATAATATCCTCCGTATGCCGCTCCTGCAGCAATTCCGAGAATCAAAACCAACTTAAATAAAATCTTTAAAAATTTCTTCATTAGCTTTCCCTACCTAATAAATAATTTTCTCAATTCGATATTATACCTGAATCCTTTCCTTGCTACCGAAAATAAAAAATGAGTATCTCTCTTATATTTCTTTTGGTTTTGTACTATAATATATAAATTGTAGTAGTGGATTACTTATGATCCATTGCTATTAGCATTAACATCCAACTTTTTATTTTCATTCTTACTCCTCCAAGTAGATTGAATAATAACAAGATCAGCTTAACGCTGATTATCTATCTTTGAAAGAACCTATGCACTTCCCAGCATAGGTTTTTTCTTTTGCAATAAAAACAAAAAAAAGGTTCCTTTCACATTTGGATACCTCTTTTAATTGTCTGTTCATTTATCCCCAATGGATAAAGTCTAATGCATTTTTATCTTGAGTATATCTAGCATAAACTGAATTTCTTAATTGATTCCAGATCTTGCTTTGAAAATCATTTAACTTAAATTCATTTAGTGCCATCGAATTTTCAACTAGACTAACAACATTAAATAGTTCGGAAGTCAAAGCAACTGCATGATATTTTCCTGTTTTTAAATTAGTAATTGTTTTGTTTATTTGCTCAATAACTTGAATTTTCTCAGGTGACTTATTATCAGCTAAACTTAGTTTAAATGCTTCAAGTAAGCTGATATATTCTTGGATACTCATTTAATTACCAAACACCAAATTGATTAATTAATTTAAATATTATTTCGTTTTTTTGCAAATTTTTATCCGTTGGATGCAAAAATAAATTCCATGCTTCAGATTGTTTTTTAGAAAAACGCAATCCTCTAAAAGCAAGAGCATCATTGATATAACTCATCGTTTTTCCGACTCGAATAGATAAAGTTATTCCCTCATACTTTTTATTTTGTAAATCAAATAATGTTTCATCAATGACTTGATATAGTTCAGTAAAATTAGTGAATGTATTCAAATCACCATATGGTTCATGTTTTAGTTGATATTCTAAGTTTTTAAGTAATACAATTGCTTGTTTAACTTCTGATTCCATACTATCTTGGCCATCCTCTACCACCACTAATAAATCCCGTAGCAACACTATTAGCCATATTATTAATAGTGCTACTTACTACACCGCCCCAGTTAACTCTACATTTACCATTTTTTAGTGTAGCTGGTCCATACGAGTAGCCCTTTCTGCATTCCACATTAGATCCCCACGGCATAGGATCATACCAGCCAGGAGTAGCAGCAGAAGCCGTATTACTACTAAAGTATAAGGCAGCTCCTGTCATAACAGGAATAAATGCTGTTGCTAAGAATAATTTACCCTTTTTCATGATGTTTACCTCCAAGTTTAGAAAAAAATTTTTATTTTTTTGGAAAGCGTCTTCATCTAATTAAATTTTATCATACCAATTATAAATTTCAATTATTTTTCCAAATATATCTTAGTATTCATACAGCTAATGCATAAGAAGTTTACGTGTTAAGATCACATTTTAATGTTAGTGGTATACCAATTTTATATTTTTCAAAAAAATTGTATAAAGTATGCTTCCATAATACGATTATCTTACAGAAAATCATTTCTAAATTTATCGAAAGATCCAGAAGGTGAAAAAGATGGTTTCTAAAGATGAAATTATTACAATAATGTCTGAGTTAGTTAACTCACTTAATAATACAAATCCTCATTCAGAATTTACTAACTTCCTTACAGATAGTCTAAACACAATTAAATCTAGCAATGGTGTTGCTTTCACAGGTCAACTGCAATATTTTTTTAATCACGCCCCTGTTGTAAAGTTTTCCGATAATATCACATTTACTTCGCAAGAAGAAAAACTATGGAATAAACTCCTCTCTCTAAACGAGCTAGAAAATAATCTTTGGGGTGCAAGTTTATAATTCATTTCCAACTTCTTAATCAAATTTAACTTTTTTAATAAAAAACGTCACAATTTGTTCACATTTTCATTCTAATATATAAACCATAGCAACGGGGAAGACAAAACCCCATCGCTATTAGCATTAACATCCAACTTTTTATTTTCATTCTTACTCCTCCAAGTAGATTGAATACATTTATCAGTCTTTGACTGATCCTATACTTATATATTTTGAAATCCGCGTCTTTCCCAGCGCGGATTTTTTTGTGGGCTTATTTTCGAGACTTTCATATAATGATAATAGAATACAAAGTAATAAATTCAATTAACTTAGGAAGGATTATTATGTTTTCACCAGTGATTCAGTCTTTGATTGCAGAAAAAGCAGGTTCATTTATTATTCCTGCTTCTAGGATTGCATTTGTGGAAGACGAAAACCCACTCTACCATGCTTTTTTAGTTCTTACTAAAATGAAATATTCAAAAATTCCAGTTTTGGATAAAGAGCAAAAAGTAGTTGGCTTAATCAGCTTATCGATGATTACAGACACGATGCTGACGCCTGATAATATTGTGATTGAACCTCTATCGGACTTAAAAGTTAAAGATGTAATACAGACAAAATTTGAAACAATTAACTTTGCCCGCACTAATCTTGAGACGCAGCTCCATCTTCTAGTTGATAATCCTTTTATTCCAGTTGTAAATGACAATAATATTTTTCAGGGATTGCTGACTAGGCGAGAATGGATTAAGGCCTTTAATTATGTAACTCATTCAATTGAGGAAAAATACAACATTACTAAGAAAACTTTACAGAAAGAAAACCCAATAACTTAAATTCAATAAGTTAAGTTGTATAATAGTAATGTTTTAGTATTATTGATTAAATTAGTTGGAGGGAAAGCTAATGAGAAATCAATGGAAATTTTTCACAATCCTTGGGATTGGTGTTGTTGCAGCAATCTTAGACTTCCTATGTGGAGCACCTAAGATTGGTGGGTGGCCAATTTCCGGTATCTTAATTGATATCTTCGGAATTTTTATGGCTATTACCATGCTTCGAGAAATGATTGAAACCCTTGAATCTGGTCGTTGGGGCGTAGATATCTTGGCAATCATCGCTGTTGTTTCAACAATGATTGTCGGCGATTACTGGGCTGCTTGGATGATTTTAATCATGTTGACTGGTGGTGAATCACTTGAAGATTACGCTACAAGTCAAGCTGATAAAGAATTACGCTCTTTACTAAAAAATTCTCCAAGAATTGCTGATAAGTTAGTCGACGGTAAAATTGTAGAGGTTAAAGTTGATGAGTTAAAAATTGGCGATATCGTTTTAATTAAGCCTGGTAGTCAGGTGCCTGTCGATGGAGAAATTATTAAGGGAAACTCTAGTTTTGACCAATCTTCTTTGACAGGTGAATCAGTTCCTGTTGATAAAAAAGTTGGCGATGATTTAATGTCAGGATCAATTAATGGGGATGCAGCTGTAGAAATGAAAGTTACTAAGGCTGCTAAAGATTCTGAATATCAGTCAATTGTTGCTTTGGTTAAATCTTCTGAAGCTAAACCAGCTAAATTTGTTAAAATGGCTGATCGCTACGCTGTACCATTCACTATTGTTTCTTTAATCATTGGTATTGCTGCTATGATTACCTCAGCTGTAACTAATCCAGCTCTTGGCTGGCAAGCACACTTTTTACGTTTTGCTCAAGTTATGGTTGTTGCCTCTCCTTGCCCATTGCTAATTGCGGCACCAGTAGCAATGGTTTCAGGAATGAGCTCAATGTCAAGAAGCCACATTATTGTTAAATCTGGTACCACTCTTGAAAAGTTATCCCGTACCTTAACTTTTGCTTTTGATAAAACTGGAACCTTAACTGAAAATCAACTAGTTATTGATCAAGTTGTTTTACCAGAAAATAGTTCTATTTCAAAAGAAGAGTTACAAAGCTTGGCAGCTAGCGTTGAACAACAATCGAGTCATGTTATTGCTACTTCATTAGTTAAAAGTACCAATAAGGATTTAATTAAGCCAGTTACCAACTTAAAAGAAGCTACTGCTAAAGGAGTTAGCGGTGAAGTAGACGGTAAATTAGTTAAAGTTGGTAAGCTTTCTTATGTTGATCCGGATCAAGAAAAAATCACTGTTCAATCAACTGCTGTCTTTGTTTCAATTGATAATAAGTTCGCTGGATATATTACTTTCCAAGATCAAATTAGAAAGAATACACCAGAAACAATTGCTCGTTTGCGTCGTCAAGGTGTAAAGCAAATCATGATGTTAACTGGGGACCGTAGATCTGTCGCTGATAAAGTTGCCAAAGAAGCTGGAATTAAAGAAAGCGAAGTTCATGCAGACTTACTTCCAGCTCAAAAGATTCAAGCCATTAGAGATGTTAAACCTGACTTAAGACCGGTTGCAATGGTGGGTGACGGTGTTAATGATGCACCAAGTTTAATGGCTGCTGATGTTGGTATCGCTATGGGTGCTAAAGGAGCAACTGCAGCTAGTGAAAGTGCGGATGCTGTTATTATGGTTAACGACATTTCTAAAGTTAATGATGCTGTTGCTATCTCTAAGCACACAATGAAAGTAGCACACGTTGATATTATTACGGCTATTTGTATTGTTATCTTGATTGAATTAATCGCCTTCACAGGTATAATTCCAGCATTTTGGGGAGCAATTTTACAAGAAGTAGTTGATTTAATCACCATTTTATTAGCTCTTCTTGCTAAAACTAAGCCAACTAATCCTAAACAAACAGGACTAGAAAAATAATAACTTAATTTGCAACTAACCATATTTTTAGCTAAACTAATTTTTAGTTAAATATTTTTATTAGTGGTTGGGTTTTATAAAAACTTTCAAGATTTGCTTATTTGGGTCAATAAGTGCTTGAAAGTTTTTTTATTTTGTCACAAAGTTATAGAAAGCTGGAAGAAAATGCACTTTTTAGGAGAATTAATTTTAATTCTGCTGGCTACAACGTTATTAGGACAATTATTTTCACGTCTTAATATGCCAGCAGTTATTGGACAATTATTATCAGGAATTTTACTCGGACCGGCAATTCTAGGCTGGGTTAAGCCAAATGAAATTGTCTCCCTCTTTTCAGAGTTTGGAGTAATTCTATTAATGTTTTTAGCTGGTTTAGAGAGTGATTTAGACTTATTAAAGAAGTATTTTAAATTAAGTTTTACTGTCGCTGGCATCGGGGTTGTTTTACCTGTATTTTTCACGGGGATAGCCAGTTACTTATTTGGGATGCAGTTCCTCGAAGCACTATTCATCGGAATTGTTTTTGCCGCTACTAGTGTTTCAATTTCCGTTGTAGTTTTACAAGAAGCTAACCAAATCCATACTCGTGCTGGTACTGCTATCTTAGGAGCAGCAGTTGTTGATGATATCTTAGCAGTTATTGTTTTAAGTTTATTTACTACTTTTAGTCATGAAGGTGGAAAAAGTGGTTTAACGAATAACTTTTTCCTCAATTTACTTATTGAAGTAATATACTTTGTTGCCGTTTGGGTTGTCTTCAAATTCATTGCACCACATTTTATGAAACTAGCTGAAAAAGTGGAAGTCGATTATGCAGTAGTTATAGGCTCCCTAGTTCTAGCCCTCTTAATGGCCTGGGCAGCAGATTTTGTAGGCTTAAGTGCTGTTGTTGGAGCATTCTTTGGTGGTTTAGCAATTAGACAAACTCCACAATATAAGGAAGTCCAATCTTCTGTTAGTGCAATTGGTTACTCCATTTTTATCCCTGTTTTCTTTGTAAATATTGGACTATCCATGACATTTGCTAGCTTTATCAAAGATATCTGGTTCATTATTGTTATGACTATCCTAGCCGTATTATCGAAATTCTGGGCTGGTAAATATTCAAGTGAATTATTTGGTTTTACCAAGAATGAAGGAAATATTGTCGGAGCAGGGATGGTATCACGTGGTGAAGTAGCGCTGATTGTAGCACAAATTGGAATTACTCATCACTTATTCCCAGAAGACATTTATTCAAGTTTGATTTTGGTAATTATTATTACCACAGTGCTTTCACCATTTATTTTGAACTACTATATTAAGCGTGAAGTAAAGAAGAACTAATAAAAACGAGGTCATCATGACCTCGTTTTTTTGTATTTAATTTACTTTAATACTTCCTAGAGATGTATTGGCTTCTAATACATTTTCAGTGTTACTGTTATTCTCAAAAGAATCTCCCCGCTTTTTGCCACCAACCGTAATTTTACCCAAAGAAGTATCTAAATCATATCCACTTGCATTACATTTATTAACCTCAATGTTTCCCTTAGCGGTATCAAAACTGACTCCTTTTCGTGTCTTTAATTCTTTAATAGAAATATTTCCATTGGCTAAATCAATATCTCCATTCTTAGTTGCCAAATAATCAGCACTGACATTGCCATTTGCACTCTCAATATTTAAATCAGTCAACTCTTCTTTTGGCATTTCAATTATAATTTTAGAATTTAACTGCTTAAGATTAAACACATTTACATGAACACCAACTTTAGAAAATGAAATCTTTAAATTTCCGTTCTTTACTTTAACGTCAGGAGCAATTTTTTCTAAGCCAGAATAACTAACACTATATTTACTACTAGTTTTAAAAATTATATCTCCTGTTGGAATATCTACACTTACCTTATTAAATTTATTAAAAGAATAAGCGTAATTCACTATTTTTTTATTTGTCCTATTAAACATTACTATCCCTCCGCCTACAATTACGGCAGTAATGATTATAATTAAAAATATTTTTTTCCAATTCATTAAATATAGTCCTCTAAATCTAATATTTTGTCGTATCTATTTAAATCATCTTTTTCATAATGATAAATCACTTCAATAAAAGTTAGGTTTGAATTTAATAAGTACTGATGAATAAGCTCAGACGTTTTTTTATCAAGAGAAGCATTAATCTCGTCAAGTAATAAAACAGGACGAGCCATCAAAATTGCCCTTGCTAATTCAATCCGCGCTAGCTGTCCACCCGACAATTTATCTGCTTCTTCACCCAATTGATAATTGAGTCCTTTTTCTTTAATGAGATTTTTCAAATCTAACTTATTGCAAATTTTCTCTACCTTTTCCCAGGAAATACTTTCTCCTAAAGTTAGATTAAACAACAAACTATCAGCAAAAATCACTGGTGCTTGACTTGCATATGAAAACAAGCCCGAAAAGTTACCTGCATTTGTCTTTTTGCCGTTTAGTTTAATTTCTTTTGCTTGTCCATATTTTCCATATAATAAAAATTGTAACAAGGTTGATTTTCCGGTTCCAGACGGTCCAATAATCGCAATCTTCTCTCCTGATTTAATCTCTATATTAACCCCAGTAGCTAACTGCTTTCCATCCCTCTTTAAAGTTAAATTTTCTATACTCAAATCCTGCAAACGTACTGTTTTGCTACCTTTATGATCTTTTTCATTATTTAAAAAGTGATCTACATTCTCAACTATTTTTTTAGTAGTAGCTAGCTTATTTCGATCATCTAAAATGTATAAAATTGGATTTACAAAAGAATTGGCAAGTTGCACAATAGCAAACAATGCTCCTAAAGTTGTTTGTCTTTTTACAACTAAATATATTCCAAATAAGAATGGCATCAAAAAAGTAATGATATGTGCAATAAAGTTGATCCATGAATTAGTATCAAGATTCAATAAATTCATTCTGCTTAATTCTTGTTCTAATCTTGCTACAGTTTGCTTATTCTTCAATACTGCTTGCCTTTGACCACCATATAGCTTTAGAGTTTCAACACCAGCCAAAAAATTCTTTGTTTGATTAACATATCTACTATTTGCCTTAGTCCACTTTTCAGAAGATTCTTGAATTGGTTTTTGAAAAATATTGGAAACAAACATCGGAACAAAAGAACCAAATAAGAATAAAAGAGTAATTAACCAATTAACAGCTAGAGCATATCCTAGGGCTAAGATCAAAGAAAAACTTTGCATAATAATTTCAATCTGCGCATCAAAACGATTAGTTTCTAGCAATTTAAAATCATTAGTTAGAAATCCTAAGCTATTATTATTTTTATCTTTGTCTTCTTCTAACATACCACCAAAAATACGAGTTCTAAGATAAATATTTACCTCTTTAATAATAGTTGTTTTTAAGCGATTAAATGATAAACTCGCAACTAATGTAACAGTTAAGGCGGTTACAATCACGACTAAAAACTGTGTAATCTTATCCCAGCTCTTATTGCTAGCAATATTAGTCAGAGTTTGAACAATGTTGGCCATAATAATATTTTGAAAACTGGCAATCAAACCTAAGACAATCATCAAGATAAACTTGAATTTATTTGAATACCTAAATAGCATTTAATTATCTCCCATCAATTAAATTTGTTGATAAGAGTATATGATGAGATAATACTTAAAAATAAATCTCTTGCAGATCTGCAAGTTAAATTTCGAGGTAAAAAATGTACGGTCATGAATTTAAAGAATTACGTTTAGAACAAGGTATTACACAAAAAGAAGCTTGCAAAGGTATTTGTTCCGAATCAAAATTATCTCG encodes:
- the dltC gene encoding D-alanine--poly(phosphoribitol) ligase subunit DltC — its product is MDTKQAVLDILNELTGEDLSDQMDENIFENGLLDSMATVQMLLELQDKCDVTAPVSEFHREDWDTPNKIIAKVESLRNE
- the dltB gene encoding D-alanyl-lipoteichoic acid biosynthesis protein DltB, translated to MINIQPYSNPRYFVILFIALLPLIIGLYHGRRFKTYEAFVSLLFLFLMFNGKDWLQGVQLIGYIIFQFIVTFAYQKYVNSGRNKTSVFCLAVILAILPLAAVKIAPLVPNKTADLIGFFGISYLTFKTVQVIMELRDKTIKKVDPITYARFLLFFPTISSGPIDRYRRFKEDYDKAPERDKYIENLKFGTRYIFQGFLYKFIIGYVFGTLWLPQLAKDAIFYGQANGGLRLSWALLGYMYCYSMYLFFDFAGYSLFAVGTSYFMGIRTPMNFNKPFISQNIKDFWNRWHMTLSFWFRDFIFMRFTFFAMKHKLVKNRIRLSQLAYFVDFLIMGFWHGLTWYYIVYGIYHALAIIINDIWLRFKRKHRKQIPHNKFTKWFAIFLTFNVVCFSFLIFSGFLSTLWFGWK
- a CDS encoding teichoic acid D-Ala incorporation-associated protein DltX; amino-acid sequence: MAEDKDKQSNTKKKEVGLFIAKTLFYFAVLVVLVYLYSYSGIGAAKFIYKDF
- the dltA gene encoding D-alanine--poly(phosphoribitol) ligase subunit DltA, whose protein sequence is MIKDVIKTIDQIATEDPQRIAYDYLGETNTYGDLKARSDAYAAKINELDLPEKAPVMIWGGQNFEMIASFIGAVKAGHAYIPIASYSNSERLLMIQEVSEAPLVIAIDKLPIEMDNIKVLTPEEVSDNHPEIDQSKFVSGDDNFYIIFTSGTTGKPKGVQISHDNLLSFVNWELNDFSLPEHPSFLAQAPYSFDLSVMSLYPALTAGGKLVVLPHDVTENIGQLFKTLPQLKFNVWVSTPSFVEMSFLDPTFDAKHHPELTHFLFCGEELSHKTAKMLKMKFPDSHIFNTYGPTETTVAVTQVEITDEILNKYDRLPIGVSKDDTKISIDTSKGEEDNQGEVVIEGPSVSKGYLNNPEKTEAAFFKESEHGSYRTGDLGFLDGDMLFYRGRIDFQVKFNGYRIELEEINFYLAKNPLVRYGVVAPKYNKDHKVQQLVAVVELADGVREKYTDAELTKKLRESLSQDIMPYMLPQRFIYRDEMPISQNGKVDIKQVIKEVNNA
- the cbpB gene encoding cyclic-di-AMP-binding protein CbpB, translated to MFSPVIQSLIAEKAGSFIIPASRIAFVEDENPLYHAFLVLTKMKYSKIPVLDKEQKVVGLISLSMITDTMLTPDNIVIEPLSDLKVKDVIQTKFETINFARTNLETQLHLLVDNPFIPVVNDNNIFQGLLTRREWIKAFNYVTHSIEEKYNITKKTLQKENPIT
- a CDS encoding YncE family protein gives rise to the protein MKKFLKILFKLVLILGIAAGAAYGGYYGYQQYQKREQAKATFTSRPDVEKAKDGTSISPGHHNLAYFKRQLNEKYPDVYSAAYETPRASKIGSSVVIPGQVVTPSYDFNKKKITDADSMTPQGLTVAGKYLLISAYDSTHNHRSVIYCLDKKTGKYLKTIQVPGAPHLGGVAYDPIAKNIWVTGSQDDSSALMSFSLKKLEKYSYNKKKQPIKYDNVISLPTIERASCVTYYDNQLFVGFFNTDGQGQIASYPIARSGNFKGTITSDQIKAVTGQVSWALGSGSASMDRQIQGIAFYQNWIILSQSYGSKDSKLYFFPISALNNLDEGNAEKVVIMPPYLEQIYVQNGQLLMLFESGSKAYARDQIMIVDRILSANINALLGG
- a CDS encoding heavy metal translocating P-type ATPase produces the protein MRNQWKFFTILGIGVVAAILDFLCGAPKIGGWPISGILIDIFGIFMAITMLREMIETLESGRWGVDILAIIAVVSTMIVGDYWAAWMILIMLTGGESLEDYATSQADKELRSLLKNSPRIADKLVDGKIVEVKVDELKIGDIVLIKPGSQVPVDGEIIKGNSSFDQSSLTGESVPVDKKVGDDLMSGSINGDAAVEMKVTKAAKDSEYQSIVALVKSSEAKPAKFVKMADRYAVPFTIVSLIIGIAAMITSAVTNPALGWQAHFLRFAQVMVVASPCPLLIAAPVAMVSGMSSMSRSHIIVKSGTTLEKLSRTLTFAFDKTGTLTENQLVIDQVVLPENSSISKEELQSLAASVEQQSSHVIATSLVKSTNKDLIKPVTNLKEATAKGVSGEVDGKLVKVGKLSYVDPDQEKITVQSTAVFVSIDNKFAGYITFQDQIRKNTPETIARLRRQGVKQIMMLTGDRRSVADKVAKEAGIKESEVHADLLPAQKIQAIRDVKPDLRPVAMVGDGVNDAPSLMAADVGIAMGAKGATAASESADAVIMVNDISKVNDAVAISKHTMKVAHVDIITAICIVILIELIAFTGIIPAFWGAILQEVVDLITILLALLAKTKPTNPKQTGLEK